In Ruminiclostridium josui JCM 17888, the genomic window CATGATCTTGCGCTGCTTATTCTCCAGCTGCTTGGTGAACACAACAATCGGAAACGCCTCGGTCACAAGGGACATGAGGGTATCGTCCGCAATATCGTATTTCCGTTTGCAAAGCGTGGCCATCCTGCGCCATGTGGCTTCACAGGAATTGGAGTGGATGGTGGTCAGCACCGTGTGGCCGGTACGGGCAGATTCCTGGGCGGTGTATGCTTCTGCCGAGCGCATCTCGCCCACGCAGATGACCTCCGGATTGAAGCGCAGCGCCATATCCAGGAGCATATCCTGATCAATATTCTGCTTCTCGTTATCACTGGAGCGTGTCAAGGTATGGATAACGCTGTTGACCACCTTGCCGTCCTTTTTTCGCACCAGTGCCAGCTCACGGGAGCCGTTTTCAATCGTAAAGATACGCTTGTTGTCCGGAATGGTGGTCAGCAGCCAGCCGGCCAACGTAGTCTTGCCGGAGCTGGTCGCGCCAGCCACACACACCGAAATGCCGTACCGAAGGCATTCCGCCAGGAAGTCGAGCATCTCATCGGTTGCTGTGCCGCCCTTTACAAAGTCAGCTTTCTCCATGTTTTGCGGATTCACAATACGGATGGAGGCCGCCACACCTACATCCTCGTCCACGAGGGGTGTTTTCAGCACGGCGATGCGGATATTTTTGCTCAAATGTCCCAAAATAGCGGGACTGGCATTGTCCAGCACCATGCCTGACACATGGAGCATACGGCGGATTACGTTGATGGCGTGTTCGGGAGAGTCAAAGTGTTCGTCAAGCTTGACTGTAGTGCCATTGCTGTACTGGACCTCAATGTCATTCCAGGCATTGAGGTCAATTTCCTCAATTCCTGCCCCGAAGATGTATTTAGTGAGAAATGAGAACTCGGCCATTTCGGTATAGAGGGCATCAACGAGCTGCTGGTCGGTCATCCCCTTTACGGCGATGCGGCAATCCATCAGATATTTGCTGATATACCGCTTGACCTGTGTTTTAACCTCCTCTTTTCCCCCATCGAGAATGAGGGTGGAATACTTGCTGGAGATATACTCCTGCACTTCGCGCAAAACAGTGCCAAAATCCTTGGAGTTGTTATTTGGCGCAAAAAACAGGCTGTGGTTATGGGCTGCATTCATAGGCCGGATAGTTTGCGGCGATTCTACCGCAAGCACTTCTGCATTTCTTACCTGGAACTTTTCAAGGGTTCTTTGCTTACGTTTTTTGCTTTTCATATGCCAAAGACCTCCTTTGAAATTTTTTCAATCTCCTTGCGGAAGCCCCGGCTGTCCTTGAACACCAGGTCCCGGAACAAATCCCCGG contains:
- a CDS encoding type II/IV secretion system ATPase subunit encodes the protein MNAAHNHSLFFAPNNNSKDFGTVLREVQEYISSKYSTLILDGGKEEVKTQVKRYISKYLMDCRIAVKGMTDQQLVDALYTEMAEFSFLTKYIFGAGIEEIDLNAWNDIEVQYSNGTTVKLDEHFDSPEHAINVIRRMLHVSGMVLDNASPAILGHLSKNIRIAVLKTPLVDEDVGVAASIRIVNPQNMEKADFVKGGTATDEMLDFLAECLRYGISVCVAGATSSGKTTLAGWLLTTIPDNKRIFTIENGSRELALVRKKDGKVVNSVIHTLTRSSDNEKQNIDQDMLLDMALRFNPEVICVGEMRSAEAYTAQESARTGHTVLTTIHSNSCEATWRRMATLCKRKYDIADDTLMSLVTEAFPIVVFTKQLENKQRKIMEIMECEILPDGTRNFRTLYRFHITESRMEGDRFIISGSHRKENTISKSLQKRFLENGMPQETLKKITKGQDDPAQNLSVATASNAVHPPAN